DNA from Sorex araneus isolate mSorAra2 chromosome 6, mSorAra2.pri, whole genome shotgun sequence:
TGACTATTGACAAAAAATTACTTCATAACATTTTCACATAAGATTATGAATATTAAGGCTTTCTGATACAATTTAATAGCATGTTCTCCATCACATTTGACGTACTGTTCTACACTACCCCGTTTTACAATTTTCTAATGTAGAACCTCATAATGTAGAGAATTTATGATAATTTATCCTAAGATTGATATATATTATTGGTATACATGGTTTTGGAAAGGTTTCATGtatgcattttattcttttgcagatACTCTTCGCCTACTCTGGTAGCTTATATCTTCTGGAATTCATGAAAAACCAAAGTTTTGTAACGGAATTTGTCCTCCTGGGACTCTCACAGAATGCAGATgttcagaaaatattatttgtcGTGTTTCTGGTAGTCTACCTTGTAACGGTCAGTGGAAATCTGCTGGTTGTGGTGACCATCCTGAACAGTCCAGCACTCCTGGGCactcccatgtacttcttcctggctttCCTATCCTTTCTGGACGTGTGCCTCTCCTCTGTCACTGCCCCCAAAATGATTGTTGACCTTctctatgaaaagaaaaccatctCCTTTGAAGGCTGTATGACGCAGCTCTTTGTTATGCACTTCTTTGGTGGGGCAGAGATAATTGTCCTCacagccatggcctatgacaggtatgtggccatctgcaagcctTTACACTATTCTTCCATCATGACCTCAAGGCTCTGTGGCATTTTGATTGGAGTAGCCTGGACTGGGGGACTTCTTCATTCCACTATCCAAATTGCCTTTACTTCCCAGCTGCCCTTCTGTGGTCCTAATATCATTGATAATTTCGCATGTGACTTGGTCCCATTACTGCAGCTTGCCTGCACTGATACTTACTTGTTTGGCTTCTTGGTGGTGGCCAACAGCGGATTCATCTGCATCTTAATCTTTTCCCTGTTGCTTGTGTCTTACGGGCTCATCCTGTTTTCTCTGAGAAGTCATAGTTCTGAAGGGCAGaggaaagccctctccacctgtggaTCTCACATTGCTGTCGTGGTTATGTTGTTTGTCCCGTGTATATTTGAGTATGTACGACCTCCTTTAGCCTTCTCTTTTGATAAAATGGTGGAGATATTCTATACCATGCTAACTCCTCTGTTCAATCCCTTAATTTATACTTTCAGGAATAATGAGGTGAAGAATGCCATGAGCAACTTGTGTAAAAGATTAATAGTTCTGTCTGATAAAAAGTAATTCATTaagtacaataaataaaatttcttgtaaaatataaaatcctcTTGATGTAAATTTCATGCGGCTGTACTATTTGGAAGAAGGCACTGAAATAGACAACGCAAGAATAAAGGACCCCTAAAAGTGTTTTAATTATCTTGAAATTCACTCCAGAATTCTTAGTTAGAGTCGTAAAGGTTAGAGTTGGATTGAGCCCATGTTTAAAATGCAGTCCTTATAAAGAATTAACATAAATAATTCATGAGTGTTTGCcatgtttgttttaattaaaatacctTTGTGAGTTTAGCTAAATATGAGTATGTATTAGGAACTAAACTTCACTTTTCTAAAgagatgatttttatatttagtcaTCTATGGAgttttaaagtttcaaaataatctttatgATATATCCTTAAAGGAGCCTGATTGAACCTTCTCTGCACTATTTATGTATTCATTGAATGCATTTATCCAATGAAGCTTCCCCAAGGCTGATATTTATAAACCTTTTCTAGATTCAGAATAGAGTTCGATTTCTTCTCAAGAGCATCTTATGTCACATAACATAGTAAATTTGGCCACCAGGACTTTAAGTaagctttgtaaatgtttttaataataaccttgttttaaaaatttgaactATGTGGTATTTttgtagaaaaacagaaaatggtgTGTAGTTTCTAAGTCTagtttctaaaagaaattttaaaactaattttaattttcaaaatacttttttttatttgcaccAAAACAATAATACACTagttacttgtcacttgtcatctcgttgctcattgatttgctcaagcgggtgccagttatttctccatttgtctctgttgcatgctaatacatagcccaatggcatctgctcgccattggaacatgaagagtatcaaaaCATTTGTTCAGgctcttgatgaagaagtccaaccatctcgtaGAAGTGTGGCCAGCTACTCTTTTGACATTCAGTGTAATTCAATAGGAAAtgtctctagtccagcagttgtttTCAAATCGCattcatacttgatcttctgggcttGCGCCATCAGGTCATCCACGGAtacttccgatgccagcatatgtgcgttgaaagtgcagacagtcatttagtccttcattttgacAGCCTAGTTGAGCCAtcagaatttagcagcctctctctgttCGTCTttctcaacgctgccatattgggggctctttcagggtcccaggaatgaggcccattttgttactgtttttgtcttatTGAATTGCCATGGACAGTCAGGCTTTGCTGGGTGTGTGGATGGGAGGCTTTTGAGGCAACCTCTActcccttacaggtgctcccagttttttggttgactggcatgttgtaacttACAATCTTCATGCTGACAAAAATGACATACACCTTGcgcatggatgtgctgctcatAGTCCaggatcactgcatcactgtatcactgtcatcccattgttcatcgacttactcgagcaggcatcagtaacctctccatgcgtccccagccctgagattttagccgcctctccttactcatttcaATGAACTGAACATGTTTCAGGATAATTTAGATAATTATATAGATAATTTAGGCTATATTGTATGCACAtatcataaagcaaaaatagcaaGGAAATGTTGtacaagtttattttttagtttaagatGGAATCtgaaatttctaaaatgtcaGCAGACAGAGGCATTAGAGACAATAGAGACAATATAgcaggaagagcacttgcctccCATGCAActaaatccaggtttgatccttgcaaaccaacatggtccctgagctctgggcagtccaggagtattccctgtgtCTGAGTCCAGGAAAAACTCTGAAAACAGCTTGGTATGGCCCAACATCCAGATGAAAAACAATTcaacatatcaaaataaaaattgagtattTCAAAAGTGGTGATAGTCTATACTTTGAAGTTCATATTCCTAAATTTTCACAATGTGAAGAAATAATGGCTGAATCCACCATTTAGACGATGTGGTGTTTAACTGAACTGAAACAGGCTTATGTCCTAGTACTGCTTTCTGTGCTTATGGCCTGAAATCTTCACTTGATTATTAAATTGAAACATGGCATTATCTGGCTCTTCTGGTTGCACAATATCTTCCTATCAATTCACCTCACAACATCTTGGTTTAACATAAAGGTTGATTTAATGGACATCACCTATGCTTTTCTTAAATAATGCATGCTGCTCCTGTTCTCGTGACAGTTTAGATCAGTTTTTCCCAAAGGGTCCCATAATGTACTCTATGGgaatgctttgggaagtacagGAGGTGGGAAATGGCTGTGCATCTTGACTCTAAGAAGGCTCAGAGACTTCAGCCAAAAAATTCACAGTTtacctgaaatattttaaaaagtttcccaCTTTGTAACATTGCATGTAAAATGATGGATGTTGTACTTGAACCCTTTGAATTTAATAGAACCATAGGCTTATTATTTAACTTGATCACACTCAATTAATCACATACACATTTGCCTCAGAGTCACTTTTCTAAATTTCGATTATATTTACTAGTTTGAAGGATTTGCAAGCAGTAAATGAGTGATATATCAGTCTCTATAGGACTGCATGTGTGAAAAAATTCACACTCAAGAAATATTTGTTACTGGAAACAAATATTTGGGGAAGTGGTTGAAAAAacgaatttaataataaaatatttttttaaagaccaaaggatcattttatttatttgtttgtttgtttatttatttttgcttttttgggttacactcagcttcgctctgcactcaggaattactcatgtcagtgcttgagggaccatatgggatgccgaggattgaacccgggtcagttgcaggcaaggaaaatgccctacccactgtactatcactctagcccccatcttttttcttttttaaaaattttcacattaaatataaattacaaatgAAGCAAGTGCGTCATATTTGTGTTAATTTTCTGTTAGCTCTCATTCTTTATAAAGCTCTCCTTAACCACACatctaaaaaaatctctttccacTCTAATCTTTTAGACATCAGACAATGTGTAAAGAATACTAAAGTAAGAACACTGTGACTCAATTGATGCATCCAATTACAGAAGTTGGACTTAATATTTTAACACACAAGTCCTATCAAAGAGCACAAGGAAGGAAACCAAGGTGAAAAGTGGCTTCTAACAGTTTTTCAATTACAAAATTTCATTTCATATCTTAAATGCATATGATGTCAAAATAACTTTATGTTTGTGACTCAAGTTCATAATGTTTATTCAAATGCAATAACCTTATGTGTTTTGTGTTAGTTGTTTATCTCCGGTAACAGTAACTCAATctgcagaaaaacagaaaataaagcaatCGTTAATCAAAGGAGGTAGAAATACAAATTTCTTAAGAATCTCATTAACATAAAGATTAAAGTTGAAATATTTAGGTAAACCAATGAGCTGTTGTGAGTAATGAAGAGATCTAGAATCTGAATAGACTATAACTGTACTTCATTGGCATTTTGAATATTGATGGTCAATCTGTTCATTTGCTAGGAATTCTTAACTTCTAGACCCCATATTTATGTTGCACTATCATGTAAAATTCTTTATAACAGGAATAAAGGGATAGTACTGTGTG
Protein-coding regions in this window:
- the LOC129406074 gene encoding olfactory receptor 4C15-like encodes the protein MKNQSFVTEFVLLGLSQNADVQKILFVVFLVVYLVTVSGNLLVVVTILNSPALLGTPMYFFLAFLSFLDVCLSSVTAPKMIVDLLYEKKTISFEGCMTQLFVMHFFGGAEIIVLTAMAYDRYVAICKPLHYSSIMTSRLCGILIGVAWTGGLLHSTIQIAFTSQLPFCGPNIIDNFACDLVPLLQLACTDTYLFGFLVVANSGFICILIFSLLLVSYGLILFSLRSHSSEGQRKALSTCGSHIAVVVMLFVPCIFEYVRPPLAFSFDKMVEIFYTMLTPLFNPLIYTFRNNEVKNAMSNLCKRLIVLSDKK